In Scylla paramamosain isolate STU-SP2022 chromosome 29, ASM3559412v1, whole genome shotgun sequence, a genomic segment contains:
- the LOC135115316 gene encoding uncharacterized protein LOC135115316 isoform X1: MTAMMVGGNAFGGVGGSMGRGGSLSSPTASASHRLPSPRSPPSPVSSESPTSPTSPGRAKECGVCGDIAKSMHFGGLSCDSCKAFFRRSVQNNAHRGFTCPYEKKCVIAVSSRKSCQYCRFQKCLSIGMEKGWVMTEDERRKMMQQRQEKKHKEEEKKKMSMISSEEKYALTEEESTEIEIILSLYKKAYQDVPYQEEGPPDGPKGVMSPWMTFCKRIGYFFSLFREFADLPSSDQALLLKSAIPSACIIMGSVVYDSGSGRWGSNLNRCGYVPTVSLTSAQSLVPAELMSRVENFFKKFKEVCPDEKMAMILILVALYSPELMGLQAKDNIQALQDRYTRVLRKYVGWKYKEHSTLMFPKVIVSLADIRELAERTCQMRIRQSMTSNISALSEITSRPGPSSAAATSTDVESPMETNEGEEEDDEDVEGATAMSEGGLGHGDAGVSGMVQVKQECEMQSDSALQTEAAHKRARLEATGGVKDHTYQKIMQKIMDQMHGSSIHMRAPSLLPFIIQIVKKVGSGTGASTSSQASSSGSSSSHKLGRGHHSKHHHRTSSKRRVVEVKQERLEEDLDTQDISPLSSSTVSPAMHPSPSPPIHFPPQMQVDPQPHHHHHHHHQQQQQQQQQQQQQQQQQQQQQQQQQQQQHQQHHHHHLPRSPSLPPSHHFTTSPSHAPIYPASPMESTDSCDLLPTSPPHDPLMPSPIHPTSPEMMLPLSGSHMIPVAPYTPPSATPSPSIPHKQPTVLPVADMPLPSPVAAPSPYSDSSNSSPESSQSPLYDLFSEDLSNVEIDVLTQLLDYVSNFDNLDNVSSLKEILPPHLLTELQTKLCSYSLKQE; this comes from the exons ATGACCGCGATGATGGTGGGAGGGAATGCGTttggtggggtgggggggagtATGGGCCGCGGgggctctctctcctcccccaccgCCTCTGCATCCCAccgtctcccctccccccgctccccaccctctcccgTCTCCAGCGAGTCCCCTACCTCCCCCACCAG TCCAGGGAGGGCCAAGGAGTGTGGTGTATGTGGGGACATTGCCAAGTCCATGCACTTTGGGGGACTATCCTGTGACTCCTGCAAGGCCTTCTTCCGGCGCTCAGTTCAAAACAACGCCCACAGAGGGTTCACTTGCCCCTACGAGAAGAAGTGTGTCATTGCTGTCTCCTCCAGGAAGTCTTGCCAGTACTGTAG aTTCCAGAAATGCCTGTCCATCGGCATGGAGAAGGGCTGGGTGATGACAGAGGACGAGCGGCGCAAGATGATGCAGCAGCGGCaggagaagaaacacaaagaggaggagaagaaaaagatgagcaTGATCAGCTCGGAGGAGAAATATGCACTGACCGAGGAGGAGAGCACGGAGATCGAGATAATCTTGTCCTTGTACAAGAAGGCATACCAGGACGTGCCCTACCAGGAGGAGGGCCCTCCTGATGGCCCCAAGGGGGTCATGTCCCCCTGGATGACCTTCTGTAAGAGAATAGGCTACTTCTTCTCACTATTCCGGGAGTTTGCAGACCTACCAAGCAGCGACCAGGCACTGCTGCTCAAGTCTGCCATCCCCTCAGCTTGCATCATCATGGGCTCTGTGGTGTACGATTCTGGGTCAGGCCGCTGGGGCAGCAACCTGAACCGCTGCGGCTATGTGCCCACAGTGTCCCTCACCAGCGCACAGAGCCTGGTGCCTGCTGAGCTCATGTCCCGAGTGGAAAACTTCTTCAAGAAGTTCAAGGAGGTGTGTCCAGACGAGAAGATGGCCATGATCCTGATCCTGGTGGCTCTGTACTCCCCTGAACTGATGGGGCTGCAGGCCAAGGACAACATTCAGGCACTGCAGGACCGCTACACACGTGTCCTGCGCAAATACGTTGGGTGGAAGTACAAGGAGCACTCCACCCTCATGTTCCCCAAGGTGATCGTGTCTCTGGCTGACATCCGGGAGCTGGCGGAGCGCACCTGTCAAATGCGCATCAGGCAGAGTATGACCTCCAACATCTCTGCCCTGTCTGAGATTACCAGCCGTCCTGGCCCCTCTTCTGCCGCTGCCACCAGCACCGATGTGGAGTCTCCCATGGAGACCAacgagggtgaggaggaagatgatgaggatgTGGAGGGGGCGACAGCCATGTCTGAGGGGGGACTGGGGCATGGGGATGCGGGGGTGAGTGGCATGGTGCAGGTGAAGCAGGAGTGTGAGATGCAGAGTGACAGCGCCTTGCAGACGGAGGCAGCACACAAGCGGGCGCGTCTGGAGGCCACTGGGGGCGTGAAGGATCACACCTACCAGAAGATCATGCAGAAGATCATGGACCAGATGCATGGCTCCTCCATCCACATGCGTGCCCCATCCCTGCTGCCCTTCATTATCCAGATCGTGAAGAAGGTGGGCTCCGGCACTGGGGCCAGCACCTCCTCCCAGgccagcagcagtggcagcagcagcagccacaagCTGGGCCGGGGACACCACtccaagcaccaccaccgcaccTCCTCCAAGCGCCGTGTGGTGGAAGTGAAGCAGGAGCGCCTGGAGGAGGACCTGGATACTCAGGACATCTCCCCACTCTCCAGCAGCACCGTGTCCCCAGCCATGCATCCTAGTCCATCTCCCCCCATACACTTCCCTCCCCAGATGCAGGTAGACCCccagccccaccaccaccaccaccatcatcaccagcagcagcagcagcagcagcagcagcaacagcagcagcagcagcagcagcagcagcagcaacagcaacagcagcagcagcagcatcagcagcaccatcaccaccacctacctCGCAGTCcctcactgccaccatcacatCACTTCACCACCTCACCCTCACACGCCCCTATCTACCCTGCCTCCCCAATGGAGTCCACAGATTCCTGTGACCTCCTGCCCACCTCACCCCCCCATGACCCCCTCATGCCCTCCCCAATACACCCCACATCCCCAGAAATGATGCTGCCACTGTCGGGCAGCCAcatgatccctgtggcaccctaCACGCCGCCCTCAGCCACCCCATCGCCCAGCATCCCACACAAGCAGCCCACAGTGTTGCCTGTAGCAGAtatgcccctcccctcccctgtggctgccccctccccctactCAGACTCGTCCAACTCCTCCCCGGAGAGTTCCCAGTCTCCGCTATACGACCTGTTCTCCGAGGACCTCTCCAATGTGGAGATTGACGTGCTAACGCAGCTGCTCGATTACGTGTCCAATTTTGACAACTTGGACAATGTGAGTTCCCTGAAGGAGATCCTGCCACCACACCTGCTGACTGAGCTGCAGACCAAACTGTGCTCCTACTCCTTGAAACAAGAGTGA
- the LOC135115316 gene encoding uncharacterized protein LOC135115316 isoform X2 — protein MITTFSRPVCLSPGRAKECGVCGDIAKSMHFGGLSCDSCKAFFRRSVQNNAHRGFTCPYEKKCVIAVSSRKSCQYCRFQKCLSIGMEKGWVMTEDERRKMMQQRQEKKHKEEEKKKMSMISSEEKYALTEEESTEIEIILSLYKKAYQDVPYQEEGPPDGPKGVMSPWMTFCKRIGYFFSLFREFADLPSSDQALLLKSAIPSACIIMGSVVYDSGSGRWGSNLNRCGYVPTVSLTSAQSLVPAELMSRVENFFKKFKEVCPDEKMAMILILVALYSPELMGLQAKDNIQALQDRYTRVLRKYVGWKYKEHSTLMFPKVIVSLADIRELAERTCQMRIRQSMTSNISALSEITSRPGPSSAAATSTDVESPMETNEGEEEDDEDVEGATAMSEGGLGHGDAGVSGMVQVKQECEMQSDSALQTEAAHKRARLEATGGVKDHTYQKIMQKIMDQMHGSSIHMRAPSLLPFIIQIVKKVGSGTGASTSSQASSSGSSSSHKLGRGHHSKHHHRTSSKRRVVEVKQERLEEDLDTQDISPLSSSTVSPAMHPSPSPPIHFPPQMQVDPQPHHHHHHHHQQQQQQQQQQQQQQQQQQQQQQQQQQQQHQQHHHHHLPRSPSLPPSHHFTTSPSHAPIYPASPMESTDSCDLLPTSPPHDPLMPSPIHPTSPEMMLPLSGSHMIPVAPYTPPSATPSPSIPHKQPTVLPVADMPLPSPVAAPSPYSDSSNSSPESSQSPLYDLFSEDLSNVEIDVLTQLLDYVSNFDNLDNVSSLKEILPPHLLTELQTKLCSYSLKQE, from the exons TCCAGGGAGGGCCAAGGAGTGTGGTGTATGTGGGGACATTGCCAAGTCCATGCACTTTGGGGGACTATCCTGTGACTCCTGCAAGGCCTTCTTCCGGCGCTCAGTTCAAAACAACGCCCACAGAGGGTTCACTTGCCCCTACGAGAAGAAGTGTGTCATTGCTGTCTCCTCCAGGAAGTCTTGCCAGTACTGTAG aTTCCAGAAATGCCTGTCCATCGGCATGGAGAAGGGCTGGGTGATGACAGAGGACGAGCGGCGCAAGATGATGCAGCAGCGGCaggagaagaaacacaaagaggaggagaagaaaaagatgagcaTGATCAGCTCGGAGGAGAAATATGCACTGACCGAGGAGGAGAGCACGGAGATCGAGATAATCTTGTCCTTGTACAAGAAGGCATACCAGGACGTGCCCTACCAGGAGGAGGGCCCTCCTGATGGCCCCAAGGGGGTCATGTCCCCCTGGATGACCTTCTGTAAGAGAATAGGCTACTTCTTCTCACTATTCCGGGAGTTTGCAGACCTACCAAGCAGCGACCAGGCACTGCTGCTCAAGTCTGCCATCCCCTCAGCTTGCATCATCATGGGCTCTGTGGTGTACGATTCTGGGTCAGGCCGCTGGGGCAGCAACCTGAACCGCTGCGGCTATGTGCCCACAGTGTCCCTCACCAGCGCACAGAGCCTGGTGCCTGCTGAGCTCATGTCCCGAGTGGAAAACTTCTTCAAGAAGTTCAAGGAGGTGTGTCCAGACGAGAAGATGGCCATGATCCTGATCCTGGTGGCTCTGTACTCCCCTGAACTGATGGGGCTGCAGGCCAAGGACAACATTCAGGCACTGCAGGACCGCTACACACGTGTCCTGCGCAAATACGTTGGGTGGAAGTACAAGGAGCACTCCACCCTCATGTTCCCCAAGGTGATCGTGTCTCTGGCTGACATCCGGGAGCTGGCGGAGCGCACCTGTCAAATGCGCATCAGGCAGAGTATGACCTCCAACATCTCTGCCCTGTCTGAGATTACCAGCCGTCCTGGCCCCTCTTCTGCCGCTGCCACCAGCACCGATGTGGAGTCTCCCATGGAGACCAacgagggtgaggaggaagatgatgaggatgTGGAGGGGGCGACAGCCATGTCTGAGGGGGGACTGGGGCATGGGGATGCGGGGGTGAGTGGCATGGTGCAGGTGAAGCAGGAGTGTGAGATGCAGAGTGACAGCGCCTTGCAGACGGAGGCAGCACACAAGCGGGCGCGTCTGGAGGCCACTGGGGGCGTGAAGGATCACACCTACCAGAAGATCATGCAGAAGATCATGGACCAGATGCATGGCTCCTCCATCCACATGCGTGCCCCATCCCTGCTGCCCTTCATTATCCAGATCGTGAAGAAGGTGGGCTCCGGCACTGGGGCCAGCACCTCCTCCCAGgccagcagcagtggcagcagcagcagccacaagCTGGGCCGGGGACACCACtccaagcaccaccaccgcaccTCCTCCAAGCGCCGTGTGGTGGAAGTGAAGCAGGAGCGCCTGGAGGAGGACCTGGATACTCAGGACATCTCCCCACTCTCCAGCAGCACCGTGTCCCCAGCCATGCATCCTAGTCCATCTCCCCCCATACACTTCCCTCCCCAGATGCAGGTAGACCCccagccccaccaccaccaccaccatcatcaccagcagcagcagcagcagcagcagcagcaacagcagcagcagcagcagcagcagcagcagcaacagcaacagcagcagcagcagcatcagcagcaccatcaccaccacctacctCGCAGTCcctcactgccaccatcacatCACTTCACCACCTCACCCTCACACGCCCCTATCTACCCTGCCTCCCCAATGGAGTCCACAGATTCCTGTGACCTCCTGCCCACCTCACCCCCCCATGACCCCCTCATGCCCTCCCCAATACACCCCACATCCCCAGAAATGATGCTGCCACTGTCGGGCAGCCAcatgatccctgtggcaccctaCACGCCGCCCTCAGCCACCCCATCGCCCAGCATCCCACACAAGCAGCCCACAGTGTTGCCTGTAGCAGAtatgcccctcccctcccctgtggctgccccctccccctactCAGACTCGTCCAACTCCTCCCCGGAGAGTTCCCAGTCTCCGCTATACGACCTGTTCTCCGAGGACCTCTCCAATGTGGAGATTGACGTGCTAACGCAGCTGCTCGATTACGTGTCCAATTTTGACAACTTGGACAATGTGAGTTCCCTGAAGGAGATCCTGCCACCACACCTGCTGACTGAGCTGCAGACCAAACTGTGCTCCTACTCCTTGAAACAAGAGTGA